The Virgibacillus siamensis sequence AGGTTAGAGCAGACACCTGGGCACCAGTATAAAATGGTTCATCTGACCAGTTCAAGTCCTGGGACAATCGGACATCATCATACCAGCTGTCATCCGCAATCAGATTCCCCTTAATATTCTTTATCCCCATTGCTTTCAGTTCTTTTGCAAATTGATCCAAGTCTTGCTTCATCAATGTTGGGTCGCCTTTACCTTTTAAGTAAAGATTTCCGTGGAGCGTCTTTCCTTTAATGCTCCCGTCAGTTAATACTTCGGTTGTGAATTGATAATCCGTGCCTAACGTCTCAAACGCCGCTGCTCCGGTTAGCAGTTTCATGTTGGATGCAGGGTGCAGCCGGAAATCACCGAACTGATCAAACAGAATCTCCCCTGTATCGGCATTTCGAATACTTACTCCTGTAGTCGTCCCATCCAAATGTTCATTTTGAAGAATTTCTTCAATCTTGTCCTGCAGTTGAACCGATTCGGCTGAAGCAACTTGAGTAGATTCTTCGGATGTTGTAAAAAATGGTGCCTTTCCCCCGTTCACAAATGCAATAGAAATCATCAATGCAAGAACAAGGAAAATGGAAGCTTTTTTTACAAAACTTCTTTGCATAAATAAGTTCACATCCTTTATTAAATTATTTTATCGTGGTGGTTATGTTCATATGTATGTGGTGAAGTAAAGCCATTTGTTGCATGGTAATGAAGTAAATCAGCTGAAGGATTGTATTTTTTCGTGAAGGACCGTATTTTCCCCAAAGAAGTAATATACGAACAACTTATTGTGGTTACATTTAAGAATATCATCACTGCCAAAATATTACAACCACTGTTTTGCGTTCGTGGCAAATCTGGCAGAATGCCCTTTTACAAATTTCAGAACTTCCAATAATCCATCCACCTCCAATCGTTGCGCTTTCCTATCGTTATCCTTGCAAAGGTCAACCTGTATTTCATTAAGTTTTTCAGTCAGCTGAACAACCATATCCGGCGTTGTGCACCTGTTTGTCCGCTTAATTTCAAAAATAACTTGCAAGTCTTCCAGTGATAGCCCAATCATAACCATTCGTTCAATGAATCGAATATTTCCGCAATCCTGTTTTGAATATATACGATGTTTATTTTTCCATGCTGGCTGAATCAGCTGTAACTGCTCATAATAGTGAATCATATCCATTGAAATTCCCGATTTGTTAACAAGTTCAATTAAACCCATGACCATTCCCCCTCATTCATTCTGTTCCGGGGACTGGGACAAAAATGTTTTATCCAAAGAAAAACTCGAATAAATAATTAGAAAGTAGTGGGTATAAACCGCTTCGGAAATATACTTCGCTTTCCGCGGGCGGCTGGTGAGCCTCCTCGTGCTGACGCACTGCGGGGTCTCACCTATGCCTTTCCTCCCGCAGGAGTCTACGTATATTTCCTCCGCTAATTCCCTAATTGTTCGTCTTTTGAATTACACGTATTGATATGTCCCAGCCTCTTGTTTACCTTATAATCGAATCCAAGGCTGGAAAGGTGGCATTAAATGTTAAAAATAAAACACCCCTCATGCATCTGCATAAGGGGTTCGATATTTCCCGGGAAATATCGACAATTTTCCGGTGTCATTTGGTTGTTTTGTCGTAAAGTTTATCAAAATGATTAACCATTTCAAAGTCCAAGTCGGTCAATCCCTTCATTTGCCATGAGGAAATTTTCAGAGTTACGACCTTGTAATCAATTGAAATGAACGGGTGATGCTGCTTTTCTTCAGCATACGCGGCAATTTGATCAACAAAGCGGACACCATTCAAGAAATCTTTGAATCGATATTTTCGGGTAATCCACTTCTCGTCCAAACGCTCCCAATCCGGTACTGCCTTCAGTTCCTGCTCAATTTGCTCTTCACTTAGGCGTTCCATCTTATCTCCTCCTCAAATAATTTACAGATATAACCACTTGTCAACACTTTATCCACAGAAAAATGTGGATAAACATCACTTGTCTCCATTATATATCTGTTCCCATTTAAAAGAAATATGAATCCACCCGTTTTAACGAATATACTTCATTCCCGCAACAAATACTATGCTACAGTATGGGAGGATATTCAGATGAACAAAGAGGAATTATACGTTGAGATTCAACATTTAAAAAGTGAACTTGGCAAGCTGCTGGATCAGCACTGGCATAGCTATTCAAACGTGGACAGTATGTATTTTTGGATTAATCTTGCGGTCTTAATTATCCCATTGATTGTATTATATTTTGCTGCCGACCGATCACGGTTATTTGAGGTCTGTTTTTTCGGATACACTACTCATGTCATCTGGATCAACGTGGATAATTATTTAACCGATCAGATTTATTTAAATCATGTACACAGTCTAGCCCCATTTCTCATGCAGGGGTTTACGGTCTCTGCCGTATTGTTTCCTGTAACATGCATGCTTCTCTATCAGTACTGCACCAATCATGATCGAAACTTTTATTTTTACGCAATCCTTTGGGCAGCTGTCATGGGATTCGGTTACAATTATCTGAGTGAAAAGCTAGGCATGATCAAGTTGCATCATAACATGCATTTTTTCTACCTGTTTCTGATTAACATTGCTGTCAGTTACATCTCACTCTGGCTGACAAAGCTGTTTCTTTTCGTAAAGCACCATACCAAAAAGGATGCTTCCCATTGATATTTCATGGAAAGCATTCTTTTATTATTTTTAACGCAATTGTACCTTATGCAAATGGGCGAAAATCCCGTCACGCTTTAACAATTCTTCATGACTTCCTTCTTCTTCTATCCCGTCTTTTGTCACAACCATAATTCGGTCGGCATTCTTAATGGTGGCCAGCCGATGGGCAATGACAAGGGTTGTCCGGTCTTTGGACAGTTCGGTCAATGCCTTTTGAATAATGGTCTCTGTTTCGGTATCTAGTGCCGATGTTGCTTCATCCAAAATAAGAATCGGCGGGTTCTTCAAAAACATGCGGGCAATCGCAATCCGCTGTTTCTGACCGCCAGACAATTTTAATCCGCGCTCCCCGACTTGTGTTTCGTATCCGTCCGGCAGTTCCCGGATGAATTCTTCCATATGGGCCTGACGGGCGGCACGTTCAATCTCTTCTTTCGTTGCATCGAGCTTTCCATATGCAATATTTTCCCGTAGTGTGCCGGTGAATAGAAAGACATCCTGCTGCACAATGCCGATCTGCTTACGAAGCGATTCCTTTGTCATATCGCGTAAATCCATTCCATCGATCATGATGCTGCCGCGGTCAACATCATAAAACCGGGGAATCAGCGAACATATCGTTGTTTTACCGGCGCCGGACGGACCAACAAATGCGATTGTTTCCCCTTTATGAATCGCAAAGCTTAAGTCATCCAACACCGAACCTTGTGTTTTTTCATAACCGAATGACACGTGATCAAACGTTATATTACCCTTCAACACCGGTACATCAACTGCATCCTTATGATCGACAACATCCGGCGCCACATCAAGCATATCGATAAACCGTTTGAATCCGGCCATCCCCTTTGGATACAATTCAAGCAATGCAGTAATTTTTTCAATCGGTTTAAACAGAACATTGACATAAAGCACAAAGCCAACAAGTTCCCCGGTTGTCAGGCTATTATTAAACTCCAGCCATGCCCCGTACACGAGTACAATCAATATAATCAGCCGCATCATCATGTAAATGTTGGAATGAACAAATGCCATCACTTTATATGCGCCAACTTTTGCTTTGCGAAAACTGTAATTATCCTTTGTAAAACGTTCCATTTCAAATGGTTCATTCGTGAAAGACTGAACAACACGGACACCCGATACGGAATCTTCCACCCGGGCATTCACCTCTC is a genomic window containing:
- a CDS encoding helix-turn-helix domain-containing protein: MGLIELVNKSGISMDMIHYYEQLQLIQPAWKNKHRIYSKQDCGNIRFIERMVMIGLSLEDLQVIFEIKRTNRCTTPDMVVQLTEKLNEIQVDLCKDNDRKAQRLEVDGLLEVLKFVKGHSARFATNAKQWL
- a CDS encoding 4a-hydroxytetrahydrobiopterin dehydratase — encoded protein: MERLSEEQIEQELKAVPDWERLDEKWITRKYRFKDFLNGVRFVDQIAAYAEEKQHHPFISIDYKVVTLKISSWQMKGLTDLDFEMVNHFDKLYDKTTK
- a CDS encoding ABC transporter ATP-binding protein; protein product: MIRRFFSYYKPHRRLFIVDFTSAVIVALLELAFPVAVQAFIDQLLPKNNWDLIVLVSIGLLLIYLLSTFLQYVVTYLGHKLGVNIETDMRQDLFQHVQRQSFRFFDNTKTGHIMSRITNDLFDIGELAHHGPEDFFIAIMTFVGAFWIMFYQNAQLALIILIAVPFLIFLIAYCNIKMNKAWHKMYQDIGEVNARVEDSVSGVRVVQSFTNEPFEMERFTKDNYSFRKAKVGAYKVMAFVHSNIYMMMRLIILIVLVYGAWLEFNNSLTTGELVGFVLYVNVLFKPIEKITALLELYPKGMAGFKRFIDMLDVAPDVVDHKDAVDVPVLKGNITFDHVSFGYEKTQGSVLDDLSFAIHKGETIAFVGPSGAGKTTICSLIPRFYDVDRGSIMIDGMDLRDMTKESLRKQIGIVQQDVFLFTGTLRENIAYGKLDATKEEIERAARQAHMEEFIRELPDGYETQVGERGLKLSGGQKQRIAIARMFLKNPPILILDEATSALDTETETIIQKALTELSKDRTTLVIAHRLATIKNADRIMVVTKDGIEEEGSHEELLKRDGIFAHLHKVQLR